The following are encoded in a window of Drosophila simulans strain w501 chromosome 3L, Prin_Dsim_3.1, whole genome shotgun sequence genomic DNA:
- the LOC6736946 gene encoding importin subunit alpha-4 translates to MQKRKRRFLEKGQNLMMLRTLRLEKAKKAEQQKELTINNALTKCKLTSSEVVPDIDNLLKNNTIGNLVESLGHGNRNKIRANAADALAHIASGSSEHSNLIAKAGAVPRLIRLIQSTDLEVSEMGILCLGNLLHFAPNLRDFMITNGVVQKLISIIQAKSTCTLMLSHVTWVIRKLCISSPTSRPDNVDEIAQALNVLLYNPEDKILEDALMAVRNLAHENETIPMLLDLGVVPRIIYLLEHPNVLVQNAALQALINIASGSEEQIQELLNNNLLPHLSALMSKSDLDIRCHVLRILQNVADGNTFQRQAIMNAGLLHKILECLKGEAIPLKSAAALTISTLVIDKDKNLLYYLMRQGVIPELCNLLLSQETDIIYNVLDMLSTMLDVDPSFLAEVSGIIEWSGALNNIRMLQGNEQEEIAVVARKIISNYFPDKPDIATKF, encoded by the exons ATGCAGAAGCGTAAACGCCGCTTTCTAGAAAAAGGGCAAAACTTGATGATGCTGCGGACGCTCCGATtggaaaaagcaaaaaaggcTGAGCAGCAGAAAGAGCTGACTATTAACAATGCTTtaaccaaatgcaaattaaccTCCTCGGAAGTTGTTCCCGACATCGATAATTTACTTAAGAACAATACGATAGGAAACCTGGTGGAGTCCCTTGGCCACGGAAATAGGAACAAAATTCGGGCCAATGCCGCAGATGCTTTAGCTCACATAGCCAGTGGCTCATCGGAGCACTCAAATTTA ATTGCGAAGGCTGGTGCCGTGCCACGTTTGATTCGCCTTATTCAGTCAACCGATCTTGAAGTCTCGGAAATGGGTATATTGTGCTTGGGGAATCTCTTGCACTTTGCTCCGAACCTCCGTGACTTTATGATAACAAACGGAGTTGTGCAAAAGCTGATATCTATTATTCAGGCTAAAAGCACTTGCACATTAATGTTGAGTCATGTAACCTGGGTTATAAGAAAACTGTGCATAAGCTCGCCAACATCGCGACCTGATAATGTAGATGAGATCGCTCAGGCATTGAACGTTCTATTGTACAACCCAGAGGACAAAATTCTGGAAGACGCACTTATGGCAGTGCGTAATTTGGCCCATGAAAATGAAACGATTCCTATGCTACTTGACTTAGGAGTTGTACCCAGGATCATATACTTGCTGGAGCATCCGAACGTCTTGGTTCAGAACGCCGCTCTGCAAGCCCTAATAAATATAGCAAGTGGATCCGAAGAGCAGATTCAAGAGTTGCTCAACAATAATCTTTTGCCCCATTTATCGGCTTTGATGTCCAAAAGTGATCTAGATATTCGCTGTCATGTTCTGAGGATTTTGCAAAACGTCGCTGACGGAAATACGTTCCAAAGGCAGGCCATTATGAATGCAGGTCTCCTGCATAAAATACTGGAGTGCCTAAAAGGTGAGGCGATTCCATTAAAATCTGCAGCTGCCTTGACAATCAGCACGCTGGTTATCGATAAGGACAAGAATCTTCTGTACTACCTTATGAGACAGGGAGTAATTCCAGAGCTCTGCAATTTACTCTTGAGCCAGGAAACAGACATCATATATAATGTGCTCGATATGCTGAGCACGATGCTAGATGTGGACCCATCTTTCTTGGCAGAGGTGTCCGGCATCATCGAATGGAGTGGGGCTCTAAACAATATCAGGATGCTCCAAGGCAACGAACAAGAGGAAATCGCCGTAGTGGCACGTAAAATCATTAGTAACTACTTTCCCGACAAACCAGACATCGCAACTAAAttctaa